In the Flexistipes sp. genome, TTGGGTAAGTTTTCAAGTGATTTTCTGATTGCTTCTTCAGGATATTCATAATCTTCGAGTTTGCCGTCGAAATAAGCGTCGTAAGCAGACATGTCAAAGAAACCGTGTCCGCTGAGACAGAAGAGAATTGATTTTTCTTTGCCTTCTTCCATATTGTTTTCAGCTTCCATAGCCGCAGCCGCAATTGCATGAGCAGATTCCGGAGCAGGAACAATCCCTTCGGTCTGTGCAAACATGATCCCATATTTAAAAATGTCAGATTGGTGAACATTCTGTGCATCGATTATCCCTTCATGGTAAAGATGGCTGACAATAGGAGATTCCCCGTGATAACGCAGCCCCCCTGCATGGATTGCAGGCGGCTCAAAGTCATGTCCCAGTGTGTACATTTTCATAATAGGGGTTAATTTTGCAACATCGCCGTAATCGTAAGCAAATGTGCCTTTTGTGAGGGTGGGGCAGCTTGCGGGTTCAACTGCAACTGCTTCCACATTTTTCCCCTCCAGTTTGTCTTTTATAAAAGGGATGGCTATTCCGCCGAAATTAGACCCTCCGCCGCAGGAAGCAAAGATTTTGTCCGGATAATCATTGATCAGCTCGAACTGTTTTTTTGTTTCAAGTCCTATTACAGTCTGGTGCAAAACAACATGATTCAGAACGCTGCCCAGAGCGTAATTCGTATCATCTCTGCCTGCAGCTTCCTCCACAGCCT is a window encoding:
- a CDS encoding TrpB-like pyridoxal phosphate-dependent enzyme; amino-acid sequence: MSKVFLDEKYIPDRWYNILADLPKPMDPPISPFTGKPVTFDEMKALFPPQLIEQEMSTQRWIDIPEKVMEVMRLWRPTPLIRAERFEKALGVKSKIYFKYEGTSPAGSHKPNTAVAQAYYNKINGINRLTTETGAGQWGSALSVACKMLEMQCRVYMVKVSFNQKPYRKSFMRMFDAEVIPSPSEFTNAGREILKQNPESNGSLGLAISEAVEEAAGRDDTNYALGSVLNHVVLHQTVIGLETKKQFELINDYPDKIFASCGGGSNFGGIAIPFIKDKLEGKNVEAVAVEPASCPTLTKGTFAYDYGDVAKLTPIMKMYTLGHDFEPPAIHAGGLRYHGESPIVSHLYHEGIIDAQNVHQSDIFKYGIMFAQTEGIVPAPESAHAIAAAAMEAENNMEEGKEKSILFCLSGHGFFDMSAYDAYFDGKLEDYEYPEEAIRKSLENLPNV